A window of Hyalangium gracile contains these coding sequences:
- a CDS encoding sensor histidine kinase translates to MLEQQPRPQAWESARDPEEPHRLGAFLRAHREDILADWRLSAHALHSRRSGELPVLDHIPALLDGVTEALVHEAHGIPLQLPSVISDVHALARLNQGFGIHELTYEYSVLRTCILRRLEASAVHPAPGTLLLLDELLDQAVTRSVLSYSRLRERTLNALDRMMQAALESPDLDTLLHRLLTLLMESAMQVNSATILLREDGMLRVRAAMGLDAEQTVGQRVRIGECFAGRVAAERKPLAVRSASTDPLLKEEALGQLGLHALYGVPLLDGEHLVGVAYMGSRTAYAFSEADTLLFRIMVSRATALIVQAQLRAREQAAREEMQRSLAMIDTLLATSPVGIAFLDRELRYLRINDTLASINQLPVAAHLGRPIQEVLPPRVAQQLVPILRCVLETGEPSGSFEFPTPPEFSRFQGHTWLASYYPVRFQGGELMGVGCIVLDITSHKQAEQALEQALTFREQLLAVLGHDLRNPLGAIGASAFLLSRAEGLSERERQAVERIRRSGARMARLIDDILDFARSRLGGGIPVTRQRMNMEEVCRTTLEELQVTFPERQLLFDVHGHTWGEWDPDRVAQVLSNLVFNALQHGREDTPIRTTLRDAGDHVLLEVYNQGEPIPEELLPRLFDPFKRRPEDQRPHEGRSGARSLGLGLHIVRQIALAHDGDVVVRSDPQGTSFTVRWPRGAK, encoded by the coding sequence ATGCTGGAGCAGCAACCACGTCCCCAGGCTTGGGAGTCAGCGCGAGATCCCGAGGAGCCGCATCGGCTGGGGGCCTTCCTCCGCGCTCACCGAGAGGACATCCTCGCCGACTGGCGGCTGTCCGCCCATGCGCTCCACTCGCGCCGGTCCGGCGAGCTCCCGGTGCTGGACCACATCCCCGCGCTGCTGGACGGCGTCACCGAGGCGCTGGTGCACGAGGCGCACGGCATTCCACTCCAACTGCCGAGCGTCATCTCGGACGTGCATGCCCTGGCTCGGCTGAACCAGGGCTTCGGCATCCACGAGCTCACCTATGAGTACAGCGTGCTGCGCACCTGCATCCTCCGCCGGCTGGAGGCCTCGGCGGTCCACCCCGCGCCTGGCACCCTGCTGCTGCTGGACGAGCTGCTGGATCAGGCAGTCACGCGCTCGGTGCTGAGCTACTCGCGCCTGCGCGAGCGCACGCTCAACGCGCTCGACCGGATGATGCAGGCGGCCCTGGAGAGCCCGGACCTGGACACCCTGCTCCATCGGCTGCTCACCCTGCTGATGGAGTCCGCCATGCAGGTGAACTCGGCCACCATCCTGCTGCGCGAGGACGGCATGCTGCGGGTGCGCGCGGCGATGGGGCTGGACGCGGAGCAGACGGTGGGCCAGCGCGTGCGCATCGGAGAGTGCTTCGCGGGCCGTGTCGCCGCCGAGCGCAAGCCGCTCGCGGTGCGCTCGGCCTCGACGGATCCGCTGCTGAAGGAGGAGGCGCTGGGCCAGCTGGGGCTTCACGCGCTGTATGGCGTGCCGCTGCTGGACGGAGAGCACCTGGTGGGCGTGGCGTACATGGGCTCTCGCACCGCCTATGCCTTCTCCGAGGCGGACACCCTGCTGTTCCGCATCATGGTGAGCCGGGCCACGGCCCTCATCGTCCAGGCGCAGCTGCGCGCGCGAGAGCAGGCCGCCCGCGAGGAGATGCAGCGCTCGCTGGCGATGATCGACACGCTGCTGGCCACCTCGCCGGTGGGCATCGCCTTCCTGGATCGCGAGCTGCGCTACCTGCGCATCAACGACACGCTGGCCAGCATCAACCAGCTGCCCGTGGCGGCCCACCTGGGCCGCCCCATCCAGGAGGTGCTGCCCCCCCGTGTCGCCCAGCAGCTGGTGCCCATCCTCCGCTGCGTGCTCGAGACGGGCGAGCCGTCGGGGAGCTTCGAGTTCCCCACGCCGCCCGAGTTCTCCCGGTTCCAGGGGCACACGTGGCTGGCCAGCTACTACCCGGTGCGCTTCCAGGGCGGGGAGCTGATGGGGGTGGGCTGCATCGTGCTGGACATCACCTCGCACAAGCAGGCGGAGCAGGCCCTCGAGCAGGCCCTCACCTTCCGAGAGCAGCTGCTGGCGGTGCTCGGGCACGATCTGCGCAACCCGCTGGGCGCCATCGGCGCCTCGGCCTTCCTGCTCTCTCGGGCGGAGGGCCTGAGCGAGCGCGAGCGCCAGGCCGTGGAGCGCATCCGCCGCAGCGGCGCGCGGATGGCCCGGCTGATCGACGACATCCTGGACTTCGCGCGCAGCCGTCTGGGCGGAGGCATCCCGGTGACGCGCCAGCGCATGAACATGGAGGAGGTGTGCAGGACGACGCTCGAGGAGTTGCAGGTGACGTTCCCCGAGCGCCAGCTCCTCTTCGACGTGCACGGCCACACCTGGGGAGAGTGGGATCCGGATCGCGTGGCGCAGGTGCTGAGCAACCTGGTGTTCAACGCCCTCCAGCACGGGCGGGAGGACACGCCCATCCGCACCACGCTGCGCGACGCGGGCGACCACGTGCTGCTGGAGGTCTACAACCAGGGAGAGCCCATCCCGGAGGAGCTGCTGCCGCGACTGTTCGATCCGTTCAAGCGCCGCCCGGAGGATCAGCGCCCGCACGAGGGCCGGAGCGGCGCGCGGAGCCTGGGGCTGGGGCTGCACATCGTCCGGCAGATCGCCCTGGCGCACGACGGAGACGTGGTGGTGCGCTCCGACCCGCAGGGCACGTCCTTCACGGTCCGCTGGCCACGCGGCGCGAAGTGA
- a CDS encoding ornithine cyclodeaminase family protein, giving the protein MSTLLLTRSDVSRNLQALTLLTDMREAFRADALARTVAPQRTRVPLHTEGTTMVLFPGSLPGVPAYSVKVSARFPAITPPLQGMLQLHDLATGQLLAMMDSAQLTAVRTGVVGALGTDVLARPDASRVALLGAGSRSVLQLKSLRLVRSLSQAFVYDADFTRAAALATRMYQELSLPVRPVGSVAEAVEEADIVVTTSTGGKASLPAELVRPGMHITALGEDEQDRVELSPALLERATFVCDHRGLALSGGVVGSAGLKEESIHAELGEIIAGLRPGRTSPEQLTLFCTVGLPFQDLAAAWHVYQAAVGDEDVRRVDFSA; this is encoded by the coding sequence ATGAGCACCCTTCTCCTCACCCGCTCGGATGTGTCCCGCAACCTGCAGGCCCTCACCTTGCTGACGGACATGCGCGAGGCGTTCCGCGCGGACGCGCTCGCGCGGACGGTGGCGCCCCAGCGCACGCGTGTACCCTTGCACACCGAAGGCACGACCATGGTGCTCTTCCCGGGCAGCCTGCCGGGAGTGCCCGCCTACTCGGTCAAGGTGAGCGCTCGCTTCCCGGCCATCACGCCCCCGCTGCAGGGCATGCTGCAGCTGCATGATCTGGCCACGGGACAGCTGCTGGCGATGATGGACTCGGCGCAGCTGACGGCCGTGCGCACGGGTGTGGTGGGGGCGCTGGGCACGGACGTGCTGGCCCGGCCGGACGCGAGCCGCGTGGCGCTGCTGGGCGCGGGCAGCCGCTCCGTGCTCCAGCTCAAGTCCCTGCGGCTGGTGCGCTCGCTGTCCCAGGCCTTCGTCTATGACGCGGACTTCACGCGGGCCGCCGCGCTGGCCACGCGCATGTACCAGGAGCTGTCCCTGCCCGTGCGGCCGGTGGGCTCGGTGGCGGAGGCGGTGGAGGAGGCCGACATCGTCGTGACGACGAGTACGGGCGGCAAGGCCTCGCTCCCCGCGGAGCTGGTGCGCCCCGGCATGCACATCACCGCGCTGGGAGAGGACGAGCAGGATCGCGTGGAGCTGTCGCCAGCGCTGCTCGAGCGCGCCACCTTCGTGTGTGATCACCGGGGGCTGGCCCTGTCAGGTGGTGTCGTGGGGAGCGCCGGGCTCAAGGAGGAGTCCATCCACGCGGAGCTGGGAGAGATCATCGCCGGGCTGCGCCCTGGGAGGACGTCGCCCGAGCAGCTCACCCTCTTCTGCACGGTGGGGCTGCCCTTCCAGGACCTGGCGGCCGCGTGGCACGTCTACCAGGCGGCGGTGGGAGACGAGGACGTGCGCCGGGTGGACTTCAGCGCCTGA
- a CDS encoding PRC-barrel domain-containing protein, whose amino-acid sequence MFDRSEIQKGMTVRSIDGHKLGRVVDIQDEEFIVEKGFFRRRDFAVRLSDVREVAHGEVFLQHGQDSLFAAPREVPHRPHPRVSKPVAHLPSRQQG is encoded by the coding sequence ATGTTCGACAGATCGGAGATCCAGAAGGGGATGACGGTGCGCAGCATCGATGGGCACAAGCTCGGGCGCGTCGTCGACATCCAGGACGAGGAGTTCATCGTGGAGAAGGGCTTCTTCCGCCGCAGGGACTTCGCCGTCCGTCTGTCCGACGTGCGCGAGGTGGCCCACGGCGAGGTGTTCCTCCAGCACGGGCAGGACAGCCTCTTCGCCGCCCCGCGCGAGGTGCCACACCGGCCCCATCCTCGTGTCAGCAAGCCCGTGGCGCACCTGCCCTCGCGTCAGCAGGGCTGA
- a CDS encoding Sapep family Mn(2+)-dependent dipeptidase, protein MRPRPHSLTLCLLVPALALAQAPSKPTPAQLQEQARQARIQSEKNKKYGVQSAKVEKTERRGKGKEAEPKPVNCKLPAGKRAAQFSEEALPGIAPAGRYALYVGACGLGDVVELTQQLVRFKTVNSDQPAAKNPAVAAMGAFLQQWAKARGFGFRVAGRNDVFELSWGQGAPRLGLVFHGDVVPAPAHEWKYKPFEPKVVNGRLYGRGVMDDKGPLATALVSLALAQELGIEPPKGKVLVIIGNDEESSWAGMQEYARNEQLPTHTISVDSSYPVVVAQSGFVSLTLEAALDTPEANDSATLLPVDASAGEFLTQVPGAASLTLSPFAGKSVEQGLAAVKAAMEAVRKERPELKAEVKTVPGATKGTSLIVVSTQGKAVHSSIPEEGRNALWDLAAIADKLSLAENGLTAVLRTVSRRFDKDHHGERLGFVGKDKLMGPMVSAATLLRVKDGKVSLGINLRRPRSEEGNEDFHQALDHAVALITQETDGRVIEGPGRFVGDPHVADASGALVTTLMDIYQRHRNIRGTIAPVSIRGGTYARLFPNAVDFGPDLKEMGAYTGHAPDESISLEHLGLITQMLAEAIHTLALSPLGR, encoded by the coding sequence ATGCGCCCGCGTCCGCACTCTCTGACCCTCTGCCTCCTCGTTCCCGCCCTCGCGCTCGCCCAGGCTCCGTCGAAGCCCACGCCGGCCCAGCTCCAGGAGCAGGCGCGCCAGGCCCGCATCCAGTCCGAGAAGAACAAGAAGTATGGCGTCCAGTCCGCGAAGGTGGAGAAGACCGAGAGGAGGGGCAAGGGGAAGGAGGCGGAGCCCAAGCCCGTCAACTGCAAGCTCCCGGCCGGCAAGCGCGCCGCCCAGTTCTCCGAGGAGGCGCTGCCCGGCATTGCCCCCGCCGGCCGCTATGCGCTGTACGTCGGCGCCTGCGGGCTCGGGGACGTGGTGGAGCTGACGCAGCAGCTCGTGCGCTTCAAGACGGTGAACAGCGATCAGCCCGCCGCGAAGAACCCGGCCGTCGCCGCCATGGGCGCCTTCCTTCAGCAGTGGGCGAAGGCCCGGGGCTTCGGCTTCCGCGTGGCCGGCCGCAACGACGTGTTCGAGCTGTCCTGGGGCCAGGGCGCGCCCCGGCTGGGCCTCGTCTTCCACGGAGACGTCGTCCCCGCGCCCGCCCACGAGTGGAAGTACAAGCCCTTCGAGCCCAAGGTCGTGAACGGCCGGCTCTATGGCCGCGGCGTGATGGATGACAAGGGGCCGCTGGCCACGGCGCTGGTGTCCCTGGCGCTGGCGCAGGAGCTCGGCATCGAGCCGCCGAAGGGCAAGGTGCTCGTCATCATCGGCAACGACGAGGAGAGCTCCTGGGCGGGCATGCAGGAGTACGCGCGCAACGAGCAGCTGCCCACGCACACCATCTCCGTGGACTCGTCCTACCCGGTGGTGGTGGCGCAGTCCGGCTTCGTCTCCCTGACGCTGGAGGCGGCGCTGGACACTCCGGAGGCGAACGACTCCGCCACCCTGCTGCCCGTGGATGCCAGCGCCGGAGAGTTCCTCACCCAGGTCCCCGGCGCCGCCTCGCTGACGCTGTCGCCCTTCGCTGGCAAGTCGGTGGAGCAGGGGCTGGCCGCCGTGAAGGCCGCCATGGAGGCCGTGCGCAAGGAGCGGCCCGAGCTCAAGGCCGAGGTGAAGACCGTGCCCGGCGCCACCAAGGGCACCTCGCTCATCGTCGTCTCCACCCAGGGCAAGGCCGTGCACTCCTCCATCCCCGAGGAGGGACGCAACGCGCTCTGGGACCTGGCCGCCATCGCCGACAAGCTCTCGCTGGCGGAGAACGGGCTGACGGCCGTGCTGCGCACGGTGTCGCGCCGCTTCGACAAGGACCACCATGGCGAGCGCCTGGGCTTCGTCGGCAAGGACAAGCTGATGGGGCCCATGGTCTCCGCCGCCACCCTGCTGCGCGTGAAGGACGGCAAGGTGTCGCTGGGCATCAACCTGCGCCGGCCTCGCTCCGAGGAGGGCAATGAGGACTTCCATCAGGCGCTGGACCACGCCGTGGCGCTCATCACCCAGGAGACGGACGGGCGCGTCATCGAGGGCCCGGGACGCTTCGTCGGAGACCCGCACGTGGCGGATGCCTCCGGTGCGCTCGTCACCACCCTGATGGACATCTACCAGCGCCACCGCAACATCCGCGGCACCATCGCTCCCGTCTCCATCCGCGGCGGCACCTATGCCCGCCTCTTCCCGAACGCCGTGGACTTCGGACCGGACCTGAAGGAGATGGGGGCCTACACCGGCCACGCGCCCGACGAGTCCATCTCCCTGGAGCACCTGGGCCTCATCACCCAGATGCTCGCCGAGGCCATCCACACCCTGGCGCTCTCCCCCCTGGGCCGGTGA
- a CDS encoding DUF962 domain-containing protein yields MSERIRTYAEFWPFYLREHSRPATRWLHFVGTTVGLGIGVSAIVLGRGALAIGFPVVAYGLAWIGHFGIEKNRPATFKYPLWSLISDFRMLGLMASGQLGPHLERAQAGRPAAPGSAAQAAPSR; encoded by the coding sequence CTGGCCGTTCTATCTCCGCGAGCACTCCCGGCCCGCCACGCGCTGGCTGCACTTCGTGGGCACCACCGTGGGCCTGGGCATCGGCGTCAGCGCCATCGTGCTGGGCCGAGGCGCGCTGGCGATCGGCTTCCCCGTCGTCGCCTACGGCCTGGCGTGGATCGGCCACTTCGGCATCGAGAAGAACCGGCCCGCTACCTTCAAGTACCCACTCTGGTCCCTGATCTCCGACTTCCGGATGCTGGGGCTCATGGCCTCGGGCCAGCTGGGGCCACACCTGGAGCGCGCGCAGGCGGGCCGCCCCGCCGCCCCCGGGAGCGCGGCGCAGGCAGCCCCCTCTCGCTGA
- a CDS encoding YgaP family membrane protein, with amino-acid sequence MLVGFMASRTGRWLRILAGAGMVLGGLSSSSPRGAVVALVGLGPLVAGALDLCLLGPLFGRSIKGADIRRGLGMPEELRLFKTRYERLSPRARMMLH; translated from the coding sequence ATGCTCGTTGGCTTCATGGCGTCACGGACAGGGCGATGGCTCCGCATCCTGGCGGGCGCCGGGATGGTGCTGGGAGGGCTCTCGTCGAGTTCACCGCGTGGCGCGGTGGTGGCCCTGGTGGGGTTGGGGCCGCTGGTGGCGGGGGCGCTGGACCTGTGCCTGCTCGGCCCGCTCTTCGGACGCTCCATCAAGGGCGCGGACATCCGCCGCGGCCTGGGGATGCCCGAGGAGCTGCGCCTGTTCAAGACGCGCTACGAGCGGCTCTCCCCGCGCGCCCGCATGATGCTGCACTGA
- the msrA gene encoding peptide-methionine (S)-S-oxide reductase MsrA, translating into MFTLSPKKLRLPTPDEALKGRSEPIPVPDKHFVLGTPLKGPFPAGLQQAVFGLGCFWGAEKKFWQTPGVYSTQVGYAAGLTPHPTYREVCSGMTGHNEVVRVIFDPAKVSYDTLLRVFWENHDPTQGMRQGNDVGTQYRSGIYYFDEAQKRVAEQSRDSYQKALGAAGYGPITTEVLPAPEFYFAEDYHQQYLAKNPDGYCGLGGTGVSCPVGVGVASR; encoded by the coding sequence ATGTTCACCCTCTCTCCGAAGAAGTTGAGGCTCCCCACACCGGACGAGGCGCTCAAGGGCCGCTCCGAGCCGATCCCCGTCCCCGACAAGCACTTCGTGCTGGGCACTCCGCTGAAGGGGCCCTTCCCCGCCGGCCTGCAGCAGGCGGTGTTCGGGCTGGGCTGCTTCTGGGGCGCGGAGAAGAAGTTCTGGCAGACGCCCGGCGTGTACAGCACCCAGGTGGGCTACGCGGCGGGCCTGACGCCCCACCCCACCTACCGCGAGGTGTGCTCGGGCATGACGGGGCACAACGAGGTGGTGCGCGTCATCTTCGATCCGGCCAAGGTGAGCTACGACACCCTGCTGCGCGTCTTCTGGGAGAACCACGACCCGACGCAGGGCATGCGCCAGGGCAACGACGTGGGCACGCAGTACCGCTCGGGCATCTACTACTTCGACGAGGCCCAGAAGCGCGTGGCCGAGCAGAGCCGCGACTCCTACCAGAAGGCGCTCGGCGCGGCGGGCTACGGCCCCATCACCACGGAGGTGCTGCCCGCCCCCGAGTTCTACTTCGCCGAGGACTACCACCAGCAGTACCTGGCCAAGAATCCGGACGGGTACTGCGGGCTGGGCGGCACGGGCGTCAGCTGCCCGGTGGGCGTGGGCGTGGCCAGCCGCTAG